A genomic segment from Kyrpidia tusciae DSM 2912 encodes:
- a CDS encoding DUF6385 domain-containing protein, whose protein sequence is MFRQFVETYTTSDQLTGSNFIELAGLNIYTFVVINAGTAPATVGVQVSPDQGTLIADGLLESVAPQGAVALVPRLFLRYARVVFQSAEPGRPTDVIIVFNGQ, encoded by the coding sequence ATGTTCCGCCAGTTCGTTGAAACGTACACAACTTCCGACCAACTCACGGGGTCCAATTTTATTGAGCTGGCAGGCCTCAATATCTACACCTTTGTGGTGATCAACGCGGGTACGGCCCCCGCCACCGTGGGCGTCCAAGTGAGTCCCGATCAAGGGACGCTGATTGCGGACGGCCTGTTGGAGAGTGTAGCTCCTCAAGGGGCGGTGGCCCTGGTTCCCAGGCTTTTTCTGCGCTACGCCCGGGTGGTGTTTCAATCCGCCGAACCCGGGCGGCCCACTGACGTGATCATCGTTTTTAACGGCCAGTGA
- a CDS encoding ferritin family protein, translating into MPLVWWIGGTILALLLIAVLAIGGFVAWRWWRGYMSSYKFKFHEPNVPLKKKEINHNFKFMIGLEVEQVKMFHYQAFKLHRAGSSDYLVAVLDAAARIEHVHVRRLRSLYHHLYRRSAPNRLGHVAGWVTIAMSMVLPERWMAKWDAWTEQLAIAHYERVVRQTTEPAVRKMFLEHAADERSHRQLFKKWELHAR; encoded by the coding sequence ATGCCTCTTGTATGGTGGATCGGAGGGACAATCCTCGCCCTGCTGCTCATCGCGGTTCTCGCCATCGGTGGATTTGTGGCGTGGCGATGGTGGCGGGGGTACATGTCGAGCTATAAATTTAAATTTCACGAACCGAACGTGCCCCTCAAGAAAAAGGAAATCAACCACAATTTTAAATTTATGATCGGCCTGGAGGTGGAGCAGGTCAAAATGTTCCACTACCAAGCCTTCAAGCTTCATCGGGCCGGGAGCTCCGACTACCTGGTGGCGGTTCTCGACGCGGCCGCCCGAATCGAGCACGTGCATGTGCGCCGTCTTCGCTCCCTGTACCATCACCTTTACAGGCGCTCCGCCCCAAACCGCCTCGGCCACGTGGCCGGATGGGTGACCATCGCCATGAGCATGGTCTTACCCGAACGATGGATGGCCAAATGGGACGCCTGGACGGAGCAGCTGGCCATCGCCCACTACGAGCGGGTGGTTCGCCAAACCACCGAGCCGGCGGTGCGGAAAATGTTTCTGGAACACGCCGCGGATGAGCGCTCTCACCGGCAGTTGTTCAAAAAATGGGAGTTGCATGCCCGATGA
- a CDS encoding FMN-binding glutamate synthase family protein, giving the protein MNVWLVFLSASLVGSLVTVLLVVLVLWRKGRRWIDLVADRTLGILVTDPYRHNLWEFISASRRSGVQLLIENSMRAATGEVIKRPMGSPKPSPQFDAIGFTPAQVTRAASAGVIDLSVAIGPRARRPLHLAIPILIGGMGYGVGITRQAWSALLGGATAMGTVVNTGEGVVYLEDVDAAGGRFILQWSRAHWAKEPELVRASSAVEIHFGQGASTGLGIHIPPEELKEARSAMKLGPREWARIGEQFPGVQGVRDLSRMVAFLREMSGGVPIGAKIAPGDDIEVCLEALLECDVDFITIDGAQAGTKGSEPIAEDDFGLPTFFALSRARRYFDAHRVKDVSLIISGGLATPGHFLKAIALGATAVAIGSPALYAASHGQLQKALPFEPPTELVLMVGKRTNRFDPLEGARSLALFLKSCADEMAMGIRAMGKMSIREVSASDLFALDPEVARTAGIRYAGEARWDRYRKDRTRRCENVWSPKSPGWRERS; this is encoded by the coding sequence ATGAATGTGTGGCTGGTTTTTTTGAGCGCTTCCCTGGTGGGCAGCCTCGTCACTGTGTTGCTTGTCGTTCTCGTCCTCTGGCGCAAGGGGCGTCGCTGGATCGATCTTGTGGCGGACCGGACGCTGGGCATTCTTGTGACGGATCCCTACCGTCATAATCTCTGGGAGTTTATCAGCGCCAGCCGGCGGAGCGGCGTCCAGCTTCTCATTGAGAACAGCATGCGGGCCGCCACCGGCGAAGTGATCAAACGGCCCATGGGCTCTCCCAAACCCTCCCCCCAATTCGACGCCATCGGCTTCACCCCGGCCCAGGTCACCCGGGCGGCCTCTGCGGGGGTCATCGACCTGTCGGTGGCCATCGGCCCCCGCGCCCGGCGTCCGCTTCACCTCGCCATCCCCATCCTGATCGGTGGCATGGGGTACGGCGTCGGCATCACCCGGCAAGCGTGGAGCGCCTTGCTCGGCGGGGCCACGGCGATGGGGACGGTGGTCAACACCGGGGAAGGGGTCGTCTACCTCGAGGACGTCGATGCGGCCGGCGGGCGATTTATTCTTCAATGGAGCCGGGCCCACTGGGCCAAAGAACCGGAGTTGGTCCGGGCCTCCTCCGCAGTGGAGATTCATTTCGGCCAAGGGGCCTCCACGGGGCTTGGGATTCACATTCCGCCGGAAGAGTTAAAAGAAGCCCGATCTGCCATGAAGCTTGGACCTCGGGAATGGGCGCGCATCGGCGAGCAATTTCCGGGGGTGCAAGGAGTGCGGGATCTTTCGCGCATGGTTGCGTTCCTGCGGGAAATGTCCGGCGGGGTGCCCATCGGGGCCAAAATCGCTCCGGGCGACGACATCGAAGTCTGCCTGGAGGCGCTGCTGGAGTGCGACGTGGATTTTATCACCATCGACGGTGCCCAGGCCGGTACCAAAGGCAGCGAGCCCATCGCCGAGGATGACTTTGGCCTGCCCACCTTTTTCGCCTTGAGCCGGGCCAGGCGATATTTTGACGCGCACCGGGTCAAGGACGTCAGCCTCATTATATCCGGCGGACTCGCCACCCCGGGACATTTTTTAAAAGCGATCGCCCTTGGCGCCACGGCCGTGGCTATCGGATCCCCCGCCCTCTACGCGGCAAGCCATGGCCAACTCCAGAAAGCCCTGCCTTTCGAACCTCCCACCGAACTGGTGCTCATGGTGGGAAAACGCACAAACCGGTTCGATCCCCTGGAGGGGGCCCGTTCTCTCGCCCTGTTCCTCAAATCCTGTGCCGATGAGATGGCCATGGGCATTCGGGCCATGGGGAAAATGTCCATCCGGGAAGTCAGCGCCTCGGACCTGTTTGCCCTGGATCCGGAAGTGGCCCGAACGGCGGGCATCCGCTACGCCGGGGAGGCCCGCTGGGATCGGTACCGGAAAGATCGAACCCGGAGGTGCGAGAATGTATGGTCGCCGAAAAGCCCAGGCTGGAGGGAGCGATCGTGA